The following proteins come from a genomic window of Methylorubrum populi:
- a CDS encoding MmcB family DNA repair protein, with translation MSTALANIILPPDRRQSPTALNIQRGVRRLLAEMGCVSLPEFSLANGRRADVIALCGAGRLTIIEIKSSVADFRADRKWPDYRDYCDRFFFAIPETVPESLIPEECGLIVADSFGAAILREPPDHPLSPARRKAVTLRFAHSAAGLLHALADPGAIREGAL, from the coding sequence ATGTCCACAGCCCTTGCCAACATCATCCTGCCGCCCGATCGCCGCCAGTCGCCGACCGCACTCAACATCCAGCGCGGGGTGCGGCGTCTGCTCGCCGAGATGGGCTGCGTGAGCCTTCCCGAATTCTCCCTCGCCAACGGACGCCGGGCCGACGTGATCGCCCTGTGCGGGGCGGGCCGGCTGACCATCATCGAGATCAAGTCGAGCGTGGCCGACTTCCGCGCCGACCGGAAATGGCCGGATTACCGCGACTATTGCGATCGCTTCTTCTTCGCGATCCCCGAGACCGTGCCGGAGTCGCTGATCCCGGAGGAATGCGGCCTCATCGTCGCCGATTCCTTCGGCGCGGCGATCCTGCGCGAGCCGCCGGACCATCCGCTCAGCCCGGCGCGGCGCAAGGCGGTGACCCTACGCTTCGCCCATTCCGCCGCTGGGCTCCTGCACGCCCTGGCCGATCCCGGCGCAATCCGCGAGGGGGCTCTTTGA
- a CDS encoding ribbon-helix-helix domain-containing protein, producing the protein MIAGHRTSVSLETEFWSALQDIARARGQSVQALIGAIDSARGERNLSSAIRVFVLGAFRGASEPSKSPLADCAGIGQGVQEPSGGMGEA; encoded by the coding sequence ATGATCGCCGGCCATCGCACCAGCGTGTCGCTCGAGACGGAGTTCTGGAGCGCGCTGCAGGACATCGCGCGAGCCCGCGGACAGTCGGTGCAGGCGCTGATCGGCGCAATCGATTCCGCCCGCGGGGAGCGCAACCTCTCCTCAGCGATCCGTGTGTTCGTACTCGGCGCCTTTCGCGGCGCCTCTGAGCCCTCAAAGAGCCCCCTCGCGGATTGCGCCGGGATCGGCCAGGGCGTGCAGGAGCCCAGCGGCGGAATGGGCGAAGCGTAG
- a CDS encoding DUF4169 family protein, producing MAEIINLRQVRKDREKAAKQAKAAENRVLFGRPKKAKTLAETRKAIEQARHEAHRLAEPDKD from the coding sequence ATGGCCGAGATCATCAACCTGCGCCAGGTGCGCAAGGACCGTGAGAAGGCGGCGAAACAGGCCAAGGCCGCGGAGAACCGCGTTCTGTTCGGCCGACCGAAGAAAGCGAAGACGCTGGCCGAGACGCGCAAGGCGATCGAGCAGGCCCGCCACGAGGCGCACCGCCTCGCCGAACCTGACAAGGACTGA